Proteins from a single region of Catenulispora acidiphila DSM 44928:
- a CDS encoding acyclic terpene utilization AtuA family protein, translated as MNTQVLPRRPVRIANSSGFYGDRLSAAREMVDGGPIDVLTGDYLAELTPLLLVKARERGGPGYARSFLAQMNQVLASCQEKGIKVVTNAGGLEPARLADDLRALIAHLGLRLKVAHIEGDDLLPRVAELRAKKVPFENTDTGEPFSDAAEPVTAHAYLGAWGIAAALAGGADIVVCGRVTDASLVVGPAAWWHGWSGEDWDALAGAVAAGHVIECGPQCTGGNYSFLDELPDTRVPGFPIAEVAHDGSAVITKHPGTGGVVSVGTVTAQLVYEIEGAAYTNPDVTAHFDTIRLTQQAPDRVEMRGAKGMTGPHKLKVGFNFRGGFRNHVILGITGLDIEAKAMLAEAQIFDTLGGRGRFASADVRLQRSDKPAEQARTDEEATAYLHITVKDPDPDKVGQAFTSAVTSLALAGYSGFHPTAPPTREVEYGVYWPTLIQDRHVDHIAVLPSGERVEVRPCRRPMGTPLHLGAPRPPEPFFSDGMKRLAPLGLVCGARSGDKGGTANVGLWTRTDRAFAWLRETLDVDTFQKLVPESCDLRVERFELANLRALNFVVYGMLGEGMASSTRADPQAKGLGEFVRSRLVMVPVEFLNG; from the coding sequence GTGAACACCCAGGTCCTGCCACGCCGCCCGGTACGCATCGCGAATTCGTCCGGGTTCTACGGCGATCGCCTGTCCGCGGCCAGGGAGATGGTGGACGGCGGTCCGATCGACGTGCTCACCGGCGACTACCTCGCCGAGCTCACCCCGCTGCTGCTGGTCAAGGCCCGCGAGCGCGGCGGCCCGGGCTATGCGCGCTCCTTCCTGGCGCAGATGAACCAGGTCCTGGCTTCCTGCCAGGAGAAGGGGATCAAGGTCGTCACCAACGCCGGCGGCCTGGAGCCGGCCCGGCTCGCCGACGATCTCAGGGCCCTCATCGCGCATCTGGGCCTGCGCCTGAAGGTCGCCCACATCGAGGGCGACGACCTGCTGCCGCGCGTGGCCGAGCTGCGCGCGAAGAAGGTCCCCTTCGAGAACACGGACACCGGCGAGCCGTTCTCCGACGCCGCCGAACCGGTCACCGCCCACGCCTACCTGGGCGCTTGGGGCATCGCGGCGGCGTTAGCCGGCGGCGCGGACATCGTCGTCTGCGGCCGGGTCACCGACGCCTCTCTCGTCGTGGGCCCGGCCGCTTGGTGGCACGGCTGGTCCGGCGAGGACTGGGACGCCCTGGCCGGCGCGGTCGCCGCCGGGCACGTGATCGAATGCGGCCCGCAGTGCACCGGCGGCAACTACTCCTTCCTGGACGAACTGCCCGACACCCGCGTCCCCGGCTTCCCGATCGCCGAGGTCGCCCACGACGGCTCCGCGGTGATCACCAAGCATCCGGGAACCGGCGGCGTGGTCTCGGTCGGCACGGTCACCGCCCAGCTCGTCTACGAGATCGAGGGTGCGGCTTATACGAACCCTGACGTCACCGCGCACTTCGACACCATCCGGCTGACCCAGCAGGCGCCGGACCGGGTGGAGATGCGCGGCGCCAAGGGCATGACCGGCCCGCACAAGCTCAAGGTCGGCTTCAACTTCCGCGGCGGCTTCCGGAACCACGTCATCCTCGGCATCACCGGTTTGGACATAGAGGCCAAGGCGATGCTGGCCGAGGCGCAGATCTTCGACACGCTCGGCGGTCGCGGCCGCTTCGCCTCGGCGGACGTCCGGCTCCAGCGCAGCGACAAGCCCGCCGAGCAGGCGCGCACCGACGAGGAAGCCACCGCCTACCTGCACATCACGGTCAAGGATCCCGACCCGGACAAGGTCGGGCAGGCCTTCACCAGCGCCGTGACCAGCCTGGCGCTGGCGGGCTACTCCGGGTTCCACCCCACCGCGCCGCCCACGCGGGAGGTCGAGTACGGCGTCTACTGGCCGACCCTGATCCAGGACCGGCACGTCGACCACATCGCGGTGCTGCCCAGCGGTGAGCGCGTCGAGGTCCGACCCTGCCGCCGGCCGATGGGGACGCCGCTGCACCTGGGCGCGCCGCGTCCGCCCGAGCCGTTCTTCTCTGACGGAATGAAGCGGCTCGCTCCGCTGGGCCTGGTCTGCGGCGCCCGTTCGGGTGACAAGGGCGGCACCGCGAACGTCGGGCTGTGGACCCGCACCGACCGCGCCTTCGCCTGGCTGCGCGAGACCCTGGACGTCGACACCTTCCAGAAGCTGGTCCCGGAGTCCTGCGACCTGCGCGTGGAGCGCTTCGAGCTGGCGAACCTGCGGGCGCTGAACTTCGTCGTCTACGGCATGCTCGGGGAGGGCATGGCGTCCTCGACGCGCGCCGATCCGCAGGCCAAGGGACTCGGCGAGTTCGTCCGGTCGCGGCTGGTCATGGTCCCGGTGGAGTTTCTGAACGGCTGA
- a CDS encoding nitroreductase/quinone reductase family protein, with the protein MSNDERQSWNEEVIKEFRANAGSVEQFGGKGLVLLHHTGAKSGAAYVTPLAGFAQDGGSWVIVASNAGRDNHPAWFHNLRANPDIALEVPGEEAVRTVKVSARVAAEDERDALYADVVAKAPQFDEYQKGTSRKIPIVVLEPAA; encoded by the coding sequence ATGAGCAACGATGAACGTCAATCCTGGAACGAAGAGGTCATCAAGGAGTTCCGGGCCAACGCCGGCAGCGTCGAGCAGTTCGGTGGCAAGGGCTTGGTCCTGTTGCACCACACCGGAGCGAAGTCCGGCGCGGCCTACGTCACCCCGCTCGCCGGGTTCGCGCAGGACGGCGGCAGCTGGGTGATCGTGGCGTCCAACGCCGGCCGGGACAACCACCCGGCGTGGTTCCACAACCTGCGGGCGAACCCCGACATCGCCCTCGAGGTACCGGGCGAGGAGGCCGTGCGCACCGTGAAGGTGTCCGCGCGCGTCGCCGCTGAGGACGAGCGGGACGCGCTGTACGCCGACGTGGTCGCCAAGGCGCCGCAGTTCGACGAGTACCAGAAAGGCACGTCCCGCAAGATCCCGATCGTCGTCCTCGAGCCGGCTGCCTAA
- a CDS encoding aldo/keto reductase has translation MRYRHLGNSGLLVSVVGLGCNNFGGRLDVAGTRRVVDAAIDAGITLLDTADMYGQSKSETFLGEVLQGRRDQVVLATKFGHQGFDMGYPPAAGAKGGRAYIRRAVEASLQRLRTDYIDLYQLHTPDPATPIAETIAALDDLVREGKVRYLGNSNFAGWQIAEAHYVAEQLNATPFISAQNHWSLLVRDAETEVVPAARHFGLGVLPYFPLANGLLTGKVRRETGIPSDARLAGRPQWVTEDRLDKVEALITWAEKNGRSLLDVGIAALAAQPGCASVISGAMSPEQVQANAAAGDWEPTAEQLAEIDAIVPAPAQG, from the coding sequence ATGCGCTATCGTCACCTCGGCAATTCCGGTCTGCTCGTCTCCGTCGTCGGTCTGGGCTGCAACAACTTCGGCGGCCGCCTGGACGTGGCCGGCACCCGCCGCGTCGTGGACGCCGCGATCGACGCCGGCATCACGCTGCTGGACACCGCCGACATGTACGGCCAGTCCAAGTCCGAGACCTTCCTCGGCGAGGTCCTGCAAGGCCGCCGGGACCAGGTGGTCCTGGCCACCAAGTTCGGACATCAGGGCTTTGACATGGGCTACCCGCCGGCGGCCGGCGCCAAGGGCGGCCGGGCCTACATCCGCCGCGCCGTGGAGGCCTCGCTCCAGCGCCTGCGCACCGACTACATCGACCTGTACCAGCTGCACACCCCGGACCCGGCGACCCCGATCGCCGAGACCATCGCCGCCCTGGACGATCTGGTCCGCGAGGGCAAAGTCCGCTACCTGGGCAACTCCAACTTCGCCGGCTGGCAGATCGCCGAGGCGCACTATGTCGCCGAGCAGCTGAACGCCACGCCCTTCATCTCGGCGCAGAACCACTGGTCGCTCCTGGTCCGCGACGCCGAGACCGAGGTCGTCCCGGCCGCCCGCCACTTCGGCCTCGGCGTCCTGCCCTACTTCCCGCTGGCCAACGGCCTGCTGACCGGCAAGGTCCGCCGCGAGACCGGCATCCCGTCCGACGCGCGCCTGGCCGGGCGTCCCCAGTGGGTCACCGAGGACCGTCTGGACAAGGTCGAGGCATTGATCACCTGGGCCGAGAAGAACGGCCGCAGCCTCCTGGACGTCGGCATCGCCGCGCTGGCCGCGCAGCCCGGCTGCGCCTCGGTGATCTCCGGCGCCATGTCCCCGGAGCAGGTGCAGGCCAACGCCGCCGCCGGCGACTGGGAGCCGACCGCCGAGCAGCTCGCGGAGATCGACGCGATCGTGCCGGCTCCGGCGCAGGGGTAA
- a CDS encoding PKD domain-containing protein, whose protein sequence is MIRRKRWIAGAAFLALIAGGSIGAAQGLQSTRPSSGPGSCTLIGWNPSTDPTNAKNLPVGQRPQSYRPDNFDCSSAKFAALGSEFTKFPQPHDFSVNNRITYEPAAAGKPATAIQQPVAAVNPLTPYFPPFQHFVIVYRENHTFDDYLGDCATTISASCNGKVQSTNHISSVPDLHSLAKTYALSDSYSTGTQPPSGPNHWWLFSAQSQSSSQQQTYPSTGTEFDRFLSNTNGPTNEGTNACTAPTGNGSGSSPYTFVMNGDFYWMLSSGSGYWKNPADGKTEVLPPNRPGTSIPEELHYNEYTCSNQSLPDSTIANDYINFVNTNGLPVYSYVELFNDHPGTYQDIPGNDTATNNVVNAIENNATYKNNTLIIVTEDDTQNGNNGTDHVSNTYRVPLVVIGPSQYVKQGYVSHVAYTTNNVIAAMERTMQNVKAGIIDPNDNIGLNTFPMTTNDQAALGDPLEDFWVQGSTPLSASATASPTTGNAPLAVNFTGSATGGTAPYKYSWNFGDGATSTTQSPSHTYSSAGSYTATLTVTDTSSPVKTATSQVAVNVSSVGSPLAASAAGTPTSGQIPLAVNFTGTATGGTPAYHYSWNFGDGSATSTAQNPSHSYTAAGTYTATLTVTDSASPVNTATSTVSVTASPIMGTPPSAPQNLTAAAGTNQVTLNWQAPASSGGENITKYSVYRGTSSGTESLVTSGGCSGVSGSTLTCTDTGLTSGVDYYYRVTASNPIGEGGQSNEVTATPTGSTGCTAGQLLGNPGFENGASNPAPWAITSTHTPLSVINSSSSEPPHGGTYDAWIDGWGKATTDTLAQTVTLPSGCTTEKLNFYMHIDTAETTTTTKYDTLKVQVLNPAGTVLGTLYTYSNLNANTGYSLHSLSLASYAGQTVTLKFTGVEDAEYQTSFVVDDATVNVS, encoded by the coding sequence ATGATCAGACGGAAACGTTGGATCGCGGGCGCCGCGTTCCTCGCCCTCATCGCGGGCGGGAGCATCGGAGCCGCACAGGGGCTGCAGAGTACGAGGCCGTCATCCGGCCCCGGCTCGTGCACCCTCATCGGCTGGAACCCGAGCACCGACCCGACGAACGCCAAGAACCTGCCGGTCGGCCAGCGGCCCCAGTCCTACCGGCCCGACAACTTCGACTGCTCCAGCGCCAAGTTCGCCGCGCTCGGCTCGGAGTTCACGAAGTTCCCGCAGCCGCACGACTTCTCGGTGAACAACCGCATCACCTACGAGCCCGCCGCCGCCGGCAAGCCGGCCACGGCGATCCAGCAGCCGGTGGCGGCGGTGAACCCGCTGACGCCGTACTTCCCGCCGTTCCAGCACTTCGTCATCGTCTACCGCGAGAACCACACGTTCGACGACTACCTCGGCGACTGCGCCACCACCATCTCGGCCTCCTGCAACGGCAAGGTGCAGAGCACCAACCACATCAGCTCGGTGCCGGACCTGCACAGCCTGGCCAAGACCTACGCGCTGTCGGACTCCTACAGCACGGGCACGCAGCCGCCCTCCGGTCCCAACCACTGGTGGCTGTTCTCGGCCCAGTCGCAGTCCAGCTCCCAGCAGCAGACCTACCCCTCCACCGGGACGGAGTTCGACCGCTTCCTGAGCAACACCAACGGTCCCACCAACGAGGGCACCAACGCCTGCACGGCGCCGACCGGCAACGGCAGCGGCTCCAGCCCGTACACGTTCGTCATGAACGGCGACTTCTACTGGATGCTCAGCAGCGGCTCGGGCTACTGGAAGAACCCCGCCGACGGCAAGACCGAGGTCCTGCCCCCCAACCGCCCGGGCACGAGCATCCCGGAGGAGCTGCACTACAACGAGTACACCTGCTCCAACCAGAGCCTTCCGGACAGCACCATCGCCAACGACTACATCAACTTCGTCAACACCAACGGCCTGCCGGTCTACAGCTACGTCGAGCTGTTCAACGACCACCCGGGCACCTACCAGGACATCCCGGGCAACGACACCGCGACCAACAACGTGGTCAACGCGATCGAGAACAACGCGACGTACAAGAACAACACCCTGATCATCGTCACCGAGGACGACACCCAGAACGGCAACAACGGCACCGACCACGTCAGCAACACCTACCGGGTCCCGCTGGTCGTCATCGGCCCGTCGCAGTACGTCAAGCAGGGGTATGTCAGCCACGTCGCGTACACGACCAACAACGTGATCGCGGCGATGGAACGGACGATGCAGAACGTCAAGGCCGGCATCATCGACCCCAACGACAACATCGGGCTGAACACCTTCCCGATGACCACCAACGACCAGGCCGCGCTCGGCGACCCGCTGGAGGACTTCTGGGTCCAGGGCTCGACCCCGCTGTCCGCCTCGGCCACGGCCTCCCCGACCACCGGCAACGCACCGCTCGCGGTGAACTTCACCGGCTCGGCGACCGGCGGCACGGCGCCGTACAAGTACAGCTGGAACTTCGGTGACGGCGCGACGAGCACCACGCAGAGCCCCAGCCACACCTACAGCTCCGCGGGCAGCTACACCGCGACGCTGACGGTCACCGACACCTCCTCCCCGGTCAAGACGGCGACCTCCCAGGTCGCGGTGAACGTCAGCTCGGTCGGCAGCCCGCTGGCGGCCTCGGCGGCGGGCACTCCGACCTCCGGACAGATCCCCTTGGCCGTGAACTTCACGGGAACGGCGACAGGAGGCACTCCCGCTTACCACTACAGCTGGAACTTCGGTGACGGCTCCGCGACGAGCACGGCGCAGAACCCGAGCCACAGCTACACCGCCGCCGGGACGTACACGGCGACCTTGACGGTGACCGACAGCGCCTCCCCGGTGAACACGGCCACGTCGACGGTCAGCGTCACGGCGTCGCCGATCATGGGCACGCCGCCCAGCGCGCCACAGAACCTCACCGCGGCAGCGGGTACCAACCAGGTGACGCTGAACTGGCAGGCGCCGGCGAGCAGCGGCGGTGAGAACATCACCAAGTACAGCGTCTACCGCGGCACGTCCAGCGGCACGGAATCGCTGGTGACCTCCGGCGGCTGCAGCGGCGTGAGCGGCAGCACTTTGACGTGCACGGATACTGGGCTAACCAGTGGTGTTGACTACTACTACCGCGTCACCGCGTCGAACCCCATCGGCGAGGGCGGGCAGAGCAACGAGGTCACCGCCACGCCGACCGGCAGCACCGGATGCACCGCCGGGCAGCTGCTGGGCAACCCGGGCTTCGAGAACGGCGCGTCCAACCCGGCGCCGTGGGCGATCACCTCGACGCACACCCCGCTCTCGGTGATCAACAGCAGCAGCTCCGAGCCGCCGCACGGCGGGACCTACGACGCGTGGATCGACGGCTGGGGCAAGGCGACCACGGACACGTTGGCCCAGACGGTGACGCTGCCGTCGGGGTGCACGACCGAGAAACTCAACTTCTATATGCACATCGACACCGCGGAGACCACGACCACCACCAAGTACGACACGCTCAAGGTGCAGGTCCTCAACCCGGCGGGCACCGTGCTGGGAACCCTGTACACGTACTCGAATCTGAACGCCAACACCGGATATTCGCTGCACTCGCTCAGCCTGGCGTCCTACGCCGGGCAGACGGTGACGCTGAAGTTCACCGGCGTTGAGGACGCCGAGTACCAGACCTCGTTCGTCGTCGACGACGCCACGGTCAATGTGAGCTGA
- a CDS encoding ABC transporter permease, which yields MTATATDTSGPEAEAQTPAARPVPVSRVLRFELTKQFSAWRVRLLILLCWFGPGLLVFAIDQQSTLPSDTLFGRWMHATGWAGSLVALGFCGTWGLPLITSVVAGDVFASEDRLGTWRHLLIAIRSHRRIFAAKAVASLTVILLLVAGLAFSSMLGGLLAEGNNPLVGLDGHSLSGGDAGVQVLLAWTAVLAPTLALAAIGLLGSIALGRSPMGLLLPMIVALGMQTAQMLPLPVAVRLALPGYAFISWNGLFADPEQLKPLLIGIVVSVVWAVAATVLAYLLFLRRDFTNLTNDGAGRRVLTIGVLPLAAVLAASVGVVAAVTPGAGGSGIDQNKIQQSVATAFAHLYRLQEQQMRRPPLTEAQLHSAATCLKSEGLGKQEGPGTDWRCTVSWSVPGDNITAQAVYQLDVTANGRYIADGDGPQEVNGYFLIVTGGKTVSNPLWQFDGNVDLVSAH from the coding sequence ATGACCGCGACCGCCACGGACACCTCCGGGCCCGAGGCCGAAGCCCAGACCCCGGCCGCCCGCCCGGTCCCGGTGTCCCGCGTCCTGCGCTTCGAGCTGACCAAGCAGTTCTCCGCCTGGCGGGTACGCCTCCTGATCCTGCTGTGCTGGTTCGGCCCGGGGCTGCTGGTCTTCGCCATCGACCAGCAGAGCACCCTGCCCTCGGACACCCTGTTCGGCCGCTGGATGCACGCCACCGGCTGGGCCGGATCCCTGGTGGCGCTGGGCTTCTGCGGCACGTGGGGACTGCCGCTGATCACCTCCGTGGTGGCCGGCGACGTCTTCGCCTCCGAGGACCGCCTCGGTACCTGGCGCCACCTGCTCATCGCCATCCGCTCGCACCGCCGCATCTTCGCGGCCAAGGCGGTCGCCAGCCTCACCGTGATCCTGCTGCTGGTCGCGGGGCTCGCCTTCTCCAGCATGCTCGGCGGTCTGCTCGCCGAGGGGAACAACCCGCTGGTCGGGCTCGACGGCCACAGCCTGTCCGGCGGCGACGCCGGCGTCCAGGTCCTGCTCGCCTGGACCGCCGTCCTGGCGCCGACGCTCGCCCTGGCCGCCATCGGGCTGCTCGGCTCGATCGCGCTGGGCCGCTCGCCGATGGGCCTGCTGCTGCCGATGATCGTCGCGCTGGGCATGCAGACCGCGCAGATGCTGCCGCTGCCGGTCGCCGTCCGGCTCGCGCTGCCCGGCTACGCCTTCATCTCCTGGAACGGTCTGTTCGCCGACCCCGAGCAGCTCAAGCCGCTGCTGATCGGCATCGTCGTCAGCGTGGTGTGGGCCGTGGCCGCGACCGTGCTGGCCTATCTGCTCTTCCTGCGCCGGGACTTCACCAACCTGACCAACGACGGCGCCGGACGCAGGGTCCTGACGATCGGCGTCCTGCCGCTGGCCGCCGTCCTGGCCGCGAGCGTCGGCGTGGTGGCGGCCGTGACGCCCGGCGCCGGCGGATCGGGCATCGACCAGAACAAGATCCAGCAGTCGGTCGCCACCGCCTTCGCGCACCTCTACCGGCTGCAGGAGCAGCAGATGCGCCGTCCGCCGCTCACCGAGGCACAGCTGCACAGCGCCGCCACCTGCCTCAAGAGCGAAGGGCTCGGCAAGCAGGAGGGTCCGGGGACCGACTGGCGCTGCACGGTCTCCTGGAGCGTCCCGGGCGACAACATCACCGCTCAGGCCGTCTACCAGCTCGACGTCACCGCCAACGGCCGCTACATCGCCGACGGCGACGGACCGCAGGAGGTCAACGGCTACTTCCTGATCGTCACCGGCGGCAAGACCGTGTCGAACCCGCTGTGGCAGTTCGACGGCAACGTCGATCTGGTCTCCGCGCACTGA
- a CDS encoding ABC transporter ATP-binding protein, with translation MDTSVAVRGSGITKTFGDVVALDHVDVSIARGQIHGLVGPNGAGKTTLLGLLLGLAVADQGTLEIFGAPVGRTLAAPDGVSGFVDGPGLYPTLTAKQNLAALVALRHRDAPSTGVDEALHEVGLTEVADDKVRGFSLGMRQRLGLAAALLTKPRLLVLDEPANGLDPAGKKHVHGVLNRLVAGGATVILSSHRMDDLEALCSEVTILSTGRVVFSGPLHKLSDENRELDYRLRVSNAADARTVADGMPGIHIVEGSDAVARADAEAIVVRGKVAAMDELVARIVRADIALRELAPVVSPLEAAFLALTEQTDGEASVPASGQSAGRSPDQHSDAAVKPSAGQSADPIPGQPTDTAVKPSTDQPQEAAR, from the coding sequence ATGGATACCAGCGTCGCGGTGCGGGGCAGCGGCATCACGAAGACATTCGGTGACGTCGTCGCGCTCGATCACGTCGATGTGAGCATCGCGCGAGGGCAGATCCACGGCTTGGTCGGCCCGAACGGCGCGGGCAAGACCACGCTGCTCGGCCTGCTGCTGGGCCTCGCCGTCGCGGACCAGGGGACTTTGGAGATCTTCGGCGCTCCGGTGGGGCGCACGCTGGCGGCTCCGGACGGGGTCTCAGGGTTCGTGGACGGTCCGGGCTTGTACCCGACGCTCACCGCCAAGCAGAACCTCGCCGCGCTCGTCGCGCTGCGGCACCGGGACGCGCCGAGCACCGGCGTCGACGAAGCGCTGCACGAGGTCGGGCTGACCGAGGTCGCCGACGACAAGGTGCGCGGCTTCTCCCTGGGCATGCGCCAGCGGCTGGGACTGGCCGCCGCGCTGCTGACCAAGCCGCGGCTGCTGGTCCTGGACGAGCCCGCCAACGGTCTGGACCCGGCGGGCAAGAAGCACGTCCACGGCGTCCTGAACCGCCTGGTCGCGGGCGGCGCCACGGTCATCCTGTCCAGCCACCGCATGGACGACCTGGAAGCCCTGTGCTCGGAGGTCACCATCCTGTCCACCGGACGCGTGGTCTTCTCCGGCCCGCTGCACAAGCTCTCCGACGAGAACCGCGAACTGGACTACCGGCTGCGCGTCTCGAACGCCGCCGACGCGCGCACCGTCGCCGACGGGATGCCCGGCATCCACATCGTCGAGGGCTCCGACGCCGTCGCGCGCGCCGACGCCGAGGCGATCGTGGTCCGCGGCAAGGTGGCGGCCATGGACGAGCTCGTGGCCCGGATCGTGCGCGCGGACATCGCGCTGCGCGAGCTGGCGCCGGTCGTCTCGCCGCTGGAGGCGGCGTTCCTGGCGCTCACCGAGCAGACCGACGGCGAGGCATCGGTCCCGGCGTCCGGCCAGAGCGCCGGCCGAAGCCCGGATCAGCATTCTGATGCCGCCGTGAAACCGAGCGCCGGCCAGAGCGCTGACCCGATCCCTGGTCAGCCCACTGATACCGCCGTGAAACCGAGCACCGACCAGCCGCAGGAGGCCGCCCGATGA
- a CDS encoding gluconokinase, with amino-acid sequence MERPTSDRTAATPGTAPPVVVVTGVSGSGKSTVGAALAGRLGWDWADGDAFHPGENIAKMAAHEPLTDADRLPWLAEIGRWIDRAADADRAAVIACSALKRSYRDLLRAKRPQVRMVYLIVDLKTLHQRLTDRRGHMFHADMLGSQLAALEPPTPEEGVLMVKSEGSVDQTVDHIIAWERLGGYVPAEEGRRV; translated from the coding sequence ATGGAGCGACCGACCTCTGACCGGACGGCGGCGACCCCCGGGACGGCGCCGCCGGTCGTGGTCGTCACCGGCGTCTCCGGCTCCGGCAAGTCGACCGTCGGCGCCGCCCTGGCCGGCCGCCTGGGCTGGGACTGGGCCGACGGCGACGCCTTCCACCCGGGCGAGAACATCGCCAAGATGGCCGCGCACGAACCCCTCACCGACGCCGACCGCCTCCCCTGGCTGGCCGAGATCGGCCGCTGGATCGACCGGGCCGCCGACGCCGACCGCGCCGCCGTCATCGCCTGCTCGGCGCTCAAGCGCTCCTACCGCGACCTGCTGCGCGCCAAGCGTCCCCAGGTCCGCATGGTCTACCTGATCGTCGACCTGAAGACGCTGCACCAGCGCCTGACCGACCGCCGAGGGCACATGTTCCACGCGGACATGCTCGGCAGCCAGCTCGCGGCGCTGGAGCCGCCGACGCCGGAGGAGGGCGTGCTGATGGTGAAGTCCGAGGGGTCGGTGGACCAGACGGTGGATCACATCATCGCGTGGGAGCGGTTGGGCGGCTATGTGCCGGCCGAGGAGGGGCGGCGGGTGTAG
- a CDS encoding DUF4291 domain-containing protein — MGNENNLPLHQVRADYDRETIVVYQAYRAQIAEPAVRAQRFVEPFSLQRMTWIKPSFLWMMGRSNWARKPGQEHVLAVRITREGWENALSQAVLTGYKRGVHADHADWEQQMKHARVHVQWDPERTLSGAVLDARSIQVGLSRHVVADYVNAWTTEIRDITPTVRKMADLLKEGRKDRAAQHLPKERPYELPPHIARRLRGERG, encoded by the coding sequence ATGGGCAACGAAAACAACCTTCCGCTGCACCAGGTGCGCGCGGACTACGACCGCGAAACGATCGTGGTCTATCAGGCCTATCGTGCGCAGATCGCCGAGCCGGCGGTGCGCGCGCAGCGCTTCGTCGAGCCCTTCTCGCTGCAGCGGATGACCTGGATCAAGCCGTCGTTCCTGTGGATGATGGGGCGCAGCAACTGGGCCCGCAAGCCGGGGCAGGAGCACGTGCTGGCCGTCCGGATCACCCGCGAGGGCTGGGAGAACGCGCTGTCGCAGGCGGTGCTGACCGGTTACAAGCGCGGCGTGCACGCCGACCACGCGGACTGGGAACAGCAGATGAAGCACGCGAGGGTCCACGTCCAGTGGGACCCGGAGCGCACGCTGTCCGGCGCGGTCCTGGACGCCCGCTCGATCCAGGTCGGGCTGAGCCGCCACGTCGTCGCCGACTACGTCAACGCCTGGACCACCGAGATCCGCGACATCACGCCGACGGTGCGCAAGATGGCCGACCTGCTCAAGGAGGGCCGCAAGGACCGCGCAGCGCAGCACCTGCCGAAGGAGCGGCCATATGAGTTGCCGCCGCACATCGCGCGGCGGCTTCGCGGAGAGCGGGGTTAG
- a CDS encoding DUF1707 SHOCT-like domain-containing protein: MTSAPEESRFVPVIVPDAAEVSEVPEAPAVAPGGGVQVRASDAERDEVAAVLAEALAQGRLTSAELAERIDAAYSATTRAELVPLTADLPDDMRKAPATGPLAAVERQELSATFSKVIRSGRWVAGRHTVATARFGALIVNLADAVLPGREITLDVNAFCGKAIITVPENARVVDEGGALFGKRSVTGSAPEGAEDGPLIRITGKSTFGKIVVHRGGRGSDNPYVWWRENRHQR; encoded by the coding sequence ATGACTTCCGCGCCCGAAGAGAGCCGGTTCGTGCCGGTCATCGTGCCCGATGCCGCAGAGGTTTCGGAGGTTCCGGAGGCTCCGGCTGTCGCCCCGGGCGGCGGCGTCCAGGTCCGCGCCTCCGACGCCGAGCGCGACGAGGTGGCGGCGGTCCTCGCCGAAGCGCTGGCCCAGGGCCGGCTGACCAGCGCCGAACTGGCCGAGCGCATCGATGCGGCGTACTCCGCCACGACCCGCGCCGAGCTGGTCCCGCTCACCGCCGACCTGCCCGACGACATGCGCAAAGCACCGGCCACCGGCCCGCTCGCGGCGGTGGAACGCCAGGAGCTGAGCGCGACCTTCAGCAAGGTGATCCGCTCCGGCCGCTGGGTCGCCGGGCGGCACACCGTGGCCACCGCGCGCTTCGGGGCGCTGATCGTGAACCTGGCCGACGCCGTGCTGCCGGGCCGCGAGATCACCCTGGACGTCAACGCCTTCTGCGGCAAGGCGATCATCACGGTCCCGGAGAACGCGCGCGTGGTCGACGAGGGCGGCGCGCTGTTCGGCAAGCGCTCGGTCACCGGCAGCGCGCCGGAGGGCGCCGAGGACGGACCGCTGATCCGGATCACCGGCAAGTCCACGTTCGGCAAGATCGTCGTGCACCGCGGCGGACGCGGCAGCGACAACCCCTACGTGTGGTGGCGGGAGAACCGGCACCAGCGCTGA
- a CDS encoding VOC family protein, with translation MERVLGIGGYFLRAADPTALAAWYRDALGLDTDEHGQWQQEAGPSVFAPFAADTGYFGSRAQQTMLNFRVRDLDAMLRQLREKGAAVEADVQEMDGIGRFGWVTDPEGNRIELWQESA, from the coding sequence ATGGAACGAGTGCTTGGCATCGGCGGGTACTTCCTGCGCGCCGCCGACCCGACCGCCCTGGCCGCCTGGTACCGCGACGCCCTCGGGCTGGACACCGACGAGCACGGCCAGTGGCAGCAGGAGGCGGGACCGTCGGTGTTCGCGCCGTTCGCGGCCGATACCGGCTACTTCGGCTCCCGCGCGCAGCAGACGATGCTGAACTTCCGGGTCCGCGACCTCGACGCGATGCTGCGGCAGCTGCGCGAGAAGGGCGCGGCGGTCGAGGCGGACGTGCAGGAGATGGACGGCATCGGCCGGTTCGGCTGGGTGACCGATCCGGAGGGCAACCGGATCGAGCTGTGGCAGGAGTCCGCCTGA